Proteins found in one Apostichopus japonicus isolate 1M-3 chromosome 16, ASM3797524v1, whole genome shotgun sequence genomic segment:
- the LOC139983488 gene encoding uncharacterized protein, with protein MDNGNTTPRPEVPMASVSLKLPPFWSHDPALWFCQVEAQFTTRGIKTQQTKYAYVISSLQSEIAAEVRDLLLKPPEKDPYEVIKRELIRRTSESEQKRLHQLLTAEELGDRKPSQLLRRMRQLLGDRTLEVSILRQLFLQRLPVNAQLILASTSATLGLDQLAAIADKILEVNPNTSPISAIEPAPPHSAPTEIQQLRGLISELTAQVAALKTEVRQRSRSRGRVLRNTSTNRQHVGNATSDSPGMCWYHQKYGTAAQNCRAPCNFSSVANNSENAQANA; from the coding sequence ATGGATAATGGTAACACCACGCCCAGACCTGAAGTTCCTATGGCGTCAGTCAGTCTGAAGCTACCACCGTTCTGGTCTCATGACCCTGCGCTCTGGTTTTGCCAAGTTGAAGCGCAGTTCACGACCCGTGGGATTAAGacacaacaaacaaaatacGCTTATGTGATTTCTTCCCTTCAATCGGAGATAGCGGCAGAAGTTCGTGACCTTCTGTTAAAGCCTCCCGAAAAAGACCCGTACGAGGTGATTAAGAGGGAATTAATAAGGCGTACGTCAGAGTCGGAGCAAAAACGTCTCCATCAACTGTTAACGGCCGAGGAACTGGGAGACCGCAAACCTTCCCAATTGCTCCGAAGAATGCGACAGCTTCTGGGGGATCGGACCCTGGAAGTTAGTATCCTCCGTCAGCTTTTCCTGCAGCGTTTACCAGTAAACGCCCAATTAATCTTGGCTTCGACAAGTGCCACGTTGGGACTCGACCAGTTGGCGGCTATAGCGGACAAAATTTTGGAGGTCAACCCAAATACATCGCCAATTTCTGCAATCGAACCAGCGCCACCACATTCCGCACCCACTGAGATTCAACAATTGCGTGGGCTGATCTCAGAACTCACCGCTCAAGTTGCCGCGCTGAAAACGGAAGTAAGACAGCGTAGTAGGAGCCGCGGTCGAGTATTGCGCAACACTTCTACTAATCGACAACATGTAGGAAACGCGACAAGCGACTCGCCAGGCATGTGCTGGTATCATCAGAAATACGGCACTGCTGCGCAAAACTGCAGAGCACCATGCAATTTTTCTAGCGTAGCTAATAATTCGGAAAACGCTCAGGCCAACGCATAG